In Flavobacterium cerinum, one genomic interval encodes:
- a CDS encoding rod shape-determining protein MreD: MNSTFITNSLRFVVLLAIQVVIFNNIDFLGFINPYPYILFIILYPVNGSKAGLLVASFLLGLIMDMFCNSGGVHAAACVTLAYLRPTFFKFSFGVSYEYQTVKITDKLTPERFSFILIAVVTHHLVLYLLEIFRFNFIWDILLRTLLSTIFTLLLCIIIIYLIKPSKR; this comes from the coding sequence ATGAATAGTACGTTTATTACAAATAGCTTACGGTTTGTCGTGCTGCTCGCCATACAGGTTGTTATTTTTAACAACATTGACTTTCTGGGTTTTATTAATCCCTACCCGTACATTCTATTTATCATTTTGTACCCGGTAAACGGTAGTAAAGCCGGCTTGCTTGTAGCCAGTTTCTTATTAGGACTTATCATGGATATGTTTTGTAATTCCGGTGGCGTACATGCTGCTGCCTGTGTTACACTAGCCTATTTAAGACCTACTTTCTTTAAATTTTCATTCGGGGTAAGTTACGAGTATCAAACCGTTAAAATCACGGACAAACTCACACCCGAACGTTTTTCATTTATCTTAATTGCTGTAGTAACCCATCATCTCGTATTATATTTATTAGAAATATTCCGTTTTAATTTTATTTGGGATATTTTATTACGAACTTTACTAAGCACTATATTTACCCTACTGCTTTGCATCATAATTATTTATTTAATTAAGCCTAGCAAACGATGA
- the rodA gene encoding rod shape-determining protein RodA: MKNQSVASNIDWVTILIYIVLVIMGWMNIYSASLPLEETSIFDLSQTYGKQMLFIMLTVPLIFTILSVDAKIFEKYAIVFYGVGIVLLLGLFAFGKTIKGQTNWYQFGGFGFQPSEFVKTATALLLAKLVSDTQINIKLFKHQIIALAVFGFPVVLILLQPDAGSAMIFISLVFVLYREGLPSWYLWTGFIAIILFILALIIKPVFIVALALIIMITHYVLNRRINRNPLIYGIIFVLITGFVFSVDYVYENVLEAHQKDRINVLLGKDVNMQREGYNLNQSMIAIGSGSWFGKGYLEGTQTKGGFVPEQHTDYIFTTVGEEWGFVGAAVVIVLFVTLFLRIIYLAEHQKTKFSRVYGYCVATFLFTHFFVNISMLIKMFPTIGVPLPFFSYGGSSLWAFTILLFVFLKMDANKVNEW; encoded by the coding sequence ATGAAGAATCAAAGCGTAGCGAGTAATATCGATTGGGTCACTATACTTATTTATATAGTATTGGTAATCATGGGGTGGATGAACATCTACTCTGCCTCGTTACCGCTTGAGGAAACTTCTATTTTTGACTTAAGTCAGACGTATGGAAAACAGATGCTGTTTATCATGTTAACCGTTCCTTTGATTTTTACCATTCTCTCGGTCGACGCCAAGATATTTGAAAAATACGCTATTGTCTTTTATGGTGTCGGAATTGTACTGCTACTCGGTTTATTTGCTTTTGGTAAAACCATTAAAGGGCAAACCAACTGGTATCAGTTTGGCGGTTTCGGTTTTCAGCCTTCTGAGTTCGTTAAAACCGCAACAGCATTACTACTCGCTAAATTAGTGAGTGATACACAGATTAACATTAAGCTTTTTAAACATCAAATAATTGCATTAGCCGTTTTTGGATTCCCTGTGGTTTTAATTCTCCTACAGCCCGATGCCGGTAGTGCCATGATTTTTATATCGTTAGTATTTGTTCTCTATCGCGAAGGCTTACCCAGTTGGTACCTTTGGACCGGATTTATTGCCATTATTCTATTTATCCTCGCTTTAATTATCAAACCGGTTTTTATCGTTGCTCTGGCTCTTATCATAATGATCACTCATTATGTCCTGAATCGTCGTATCAATCGGAATCCGCTTATTTACGGAATTATTTTCGTACTGATTACCGGTTTTGTATTTTCAGTGGATTATGTTTATGAAAACGTTCTGGAAGCGCACCAGAAAGATCGTATTAACGTACTTCTCGGAAAAGACGTTAATATGCAACGGGAAGGTTATAACCTGAACCAATCAATGATTGCCATCGGTTCGGGAAGCTGGTTTGGAAAAGGTTATCTGGAAGGGACTCAAACCAAAGGTGGTTTCGTTCCCGAACAGCATACCGATTATATTTTTACTACCGTTGGAGAAGAATGGGGCTTTGTTGGAGCAGCAGTTGTTATTGTCCTGTTTGTAACCCTCTTTTTACGGATTATTTATCTGGCCGAACACCAAAAAACAAAATTCAGTCGGGTATACGGTTATTGTGTCGCCACATTCCTCTTTACCCATTTCTTTGTAAACATCTCGATGTTGATTAAGATGTTCCCTACAATCGGTGTTCCATTACCGTTTTTCTCGTATGGCGGTTCCAGTTTGTGGGCTTTTACGATTTTACTTTTTGTATTCCTGAAAATGGACGCCAATAAAGTAAACGAATGGTAA
- a CDS encoding rod shape-determining protein, translating to MGFFDFMTEDIAIDLGTANTLIIHNDKVVVDSPSIVARDRVSGKIIAVGKEANQMQGKTHENIKTIRPLKDGVIADFDASEKMISLFIKSIPALKKKMFTPALRMVVCIPSGITEVEMRAVKESCERVNGKEVYLIHEPMAAAIGIGVDIMQPKGNMIVDIGGGTTEIAVIALGGIVCDKSVKIAGDVFTNDIVYYMRTQHNLFVGESTAEKIKIAIGAATEDLDTPPDEMSVQGRDLLTGKPKQVDVSYREIAKALDKSIQRIEDAVMETLSQTPPELAADIYNTGIYLAGGGSMLRGLDKRISQKTDLPVYIAEDPLRAVVRGTGMALKNIQKFKGILIK from the coding sequence ATGGGATTTTTTGATTTCATGACTGAGGATATTGCGATCGACCTTGGTACCGCTAATACCCTTATTATCCACAATGACAAGGTTGTCGTTGATAGTCCATCTATAGTTGCTCGTGATCGTGTTTCTGGGAAAATTATTGCTGTTGGTAAAGAAGCAAACCAGATGCAGGGTAAAACTCATGAAAACATTAAGACCATACGTCCCTTAAAGGATGGTGTAATTGCTGATTTTGACGCTTCGGAAAAGATGATTAGTTTATTCATCAAAAGTATTCCGGCATTAAAGAAGAAAATGTTTACACCGGCTTTGCGAATGGTAGTTTGTATCCCTTCCGGAATTACAGAAGTGGAAATGCGTGCGGTAAAAGAATCCTGTGAGCGGGTAAACGGAAAAGAAGTATATCTAATCCACGAACCGATGGCAGCAGCTATTGGTATCGGTGTGGATATTATGCAGCCGAAAGGTAATATGATTGTCGATATCGGTGGTGGTACAACCGAAATTGCCGTGATCGCATTAGGCGGTATCGTTTGTGACAAATCGGTTAAAATTGCCGGTGACGTTTTTACCAATGATATCGTATATTATATGAGAACCCAGCACAACCTTTTCGTAGGAGAAAGTACTGCTGAAAAAATTAAAATCGCTATCGGTGCTGCAACAGAGGATCTGGATACACCACCGGATGAAATGTCGGTTCAGGGACGTGACTTGTTAACCGGAAAACCAAAACAAGTTGATGTTTCTTATCGCGAGATTGCTAAAGCATTAGACAAATCCATCCAGCGTATTGAGGATGCCGTAATGGAAACCTTATCGCAAACACCGCCGGAATTAGCAGCCGATATTTACAATACCGGTATTTATCTTGCCGGTGGAGGATCGATGTTAAGAGGCCTTGACAAACGAATCTCTCAAAAAACAGATTTACCGGTTTACATTGCCGAAGATCCGTTAAGAGCGGTTGTAAGAGGAACCGGAATGGCATTAAAGAATATTCAGAAATTTAAAGGGATTCTTATCAAATAA
- the purH gene encoding bifunctional phosphoribosylaminoimidazolecarboxamide formyltransferase/IMP cyclohydrolase, whose amino-acid sequence MNTTKTIQSALISVFDKDGLEPIVRKLHDHNVTIYSTGGTEDFIKNLGIPVVPVEDVTSYPSILGGRVKTLHPKIFGGILNRQDHEGDVQQMKEYEIPQIDLVIVDLYPFEKTVASGAGEADIIEKIDIGGISLIRAAAKNFKDTVIVASVNEYALFLDMITNGNGATTLEERRLLATKAFHVSSHYDGAIFNYFNTDETIYKASVADGQILRYGENPHQKGYFFGDFDAMFTKVHGKELSYNNLLDVDAAVNLMNEFKNDDPTFAILKHNNACGLATRKTMKEAYLDALAGDPTSAFGGVLIANGKIDEAAAEEINKLFCEVVIAPSYDEKAIAILEEKKNRIILIQNDVELPTKQVRTCLNGMLIQDKDNITDNKELLKTVTITAPTEQEIEDLLFASKICKHTKSNTIVFAKNKQLCASGTGQTSRVDALRQAVEKANSFHFDLNGAVMASDAFFPFPDCVELAKNAGITAVIQPGGSIKDELSINYCNENKVAMVFTGVRHFKH is encoded by the coding sequence ATGAACACAACAAAAACCATTCAATCGGCTTTAATTTCAGTATTTGATAAAGACGGATTAGAACCAATCGTTAGAAAATTACACGATCATAACGTGACTATTTATTCTACCGGCGGAACCGAAGATTTTATTAAAAACCTGGGTATTCCGGTAGTTCCCGTAGAAGATGTCACTTCTTATCCTTCGATTTTAGGCGGACGTGTAAAAACACTTCATCCAAAAATTTTCGGTGGTATCTTAAACCGTCAGGATCACGAAGGCGATGTTCAGCAAATGAAAGAATACGAAATTCCGCAAATTGATCTGGTTATTGTTGACTTATATCCGTTTGAAAAAACGGTTGCTTCCGGAGCGGGCGAAGCAGATATCATTGAAAAAATCGATATCGGCGGTATTTCTCTAATCCGTGCAGCAGCTAAAAACTTTAAAGATACGGTTATTGTAGCATCTGTTAACGAATATGCTTTATTCCTTGACATGATCACTAATGGCAACGGAGCAACAACGTTAGAGGAAAGAAGACTTTTAGCAACAAAAGCATTCCACGTTTCATCTCACTATGACGGAGCCATCTTTAACTATTTCAATACTGATGAAACGATCTACAAAGCAAGTGTAGCAGACGGTCAGATATTACGTTACGGCGAAAATCCACACCAAAAAGGATATTTCTTCGGTGATTTCGACGCTATGTTTACCAAAGTACACGGAAAAGAGCTTTCTTACAACAACTTGTTAGATGTTGATGCTGCCGTAAACCTGATGAACGAATTCAAAAACGACGATCCGACATTTGCTATTTTAAAACACAACAACGCCTGCGGACTGGCAACTCGTAAAACCATGAAAGAAGCGTATCTTGATGCTTTGGCCGGTGATCCGACTTCCGCTTTCGGTGGTGTTCTGATTGCTAACGGTAAAATTGACGAAGCAGCCGCAGAAGAGATCAACAAATTATTTTGTGAAGTAGTTATCGCACCGTCTTATGACGAAAAAGCAATTGCTATTTTAGAAGAAAAGAAAAACAGAATCATCCTGATCCAGAATGATGTGGAATTACCTACAAAACAGGTACGCACATGTCTTAACGGAATGTTAATTCAGGATAAAGACAATATTACAGACAATAAAGAGCTTTTAAAAACCGTTACCATAACAGCACCTACAGAACAGGAGATTGAAGATTTACTGTTTGCCTCAAAAATCTGTAAACACACCAAATCGAACACTATCGTTTTTGCCAAAAACAAACAGTTGTGCGCTTCCGGAACCGGACAAACGTCACGGGTAGACGCATTACGTCAGGCTGTTGAAAAAGCAAATTCATTCCATTTCGATTTGAACGGAGCAGTGATGGCAAGCGATGCATTCTTTCCTTTCCCGGATTGTGTTGAGTTGGCAAAAAATGCCGGTATTACCGCTGTTATTCAACCGGGTGGCTCTATAAAAGACGAATTAAGTATCAACTACTGTAACGAAAATAAAGTTGCAATGGTATTTACCGGAGTTCGTCATTTTAAACATTAA
- the mreC gene encoding rod shape-determining protein MreC, whose translation MQQIFNFILKNSNRLLFLLLLGISLSLTIQSHSYHRSRYISSANVFTGFVYEKINNVKEYLNLREQNNQLANENAQLKKLLFNNTDSLAVAGTMPRPSGMENVKVYNAKVINNTFNSKENYLTLLGGQKDGIKPDMGVVNSLGVVGIIEKTSNSYSTVQSVLNVKSQINAKIKKSNHFGSLIWNGKNVGFAQLIDVPRLASVRKGDTIVTGGRSEIFPENIPIGTIDKVYIDKSTNYYTLNVRLFNDMTNLGHVYIIENVKKQEIQKLEEETKNE comes from the coding sequence ATGCAGCAAATCTTTAACTTTATATTAAAAAACAGTAACCGGTTACTGTTTTTGCTGCTTTTGGGCATTTCCTTATCATTGACCATACAGTCTCATTCGTATCACAGAAGCCGCTATATCAGTTCGGCTAATGTGTTTACGGGATTTGTCTATGAGAAGATCAACAATGTCAAAGAATACCTAAACCTTCGGGAACAGAATAATCAGTTGGCGAACGAAAATGCGCAGTTAAAAAAACTGCTCTTTAACAATACCGATTCTTTAGCAGTTGCCGGCACTATGCCGAGACCATCCGGCATGGAAAATGTAAAAGTGTACAATGCCAAGGTGATCAACAATACCTTTAACAGTAAAGAAAATTACCTGACATTATTAGGCGGTCAAAAGGACGGAATCAAACCGGATATGGGTGTTGTTAACAGTTTAGGAGTTGTCGGGATTATCGAAAAAACATCCAACAGTTATTCGACGGTACAAAGTGTTCTGAATGTCAAATCACAAATCAATGCCAAGATTAAAAAATCCAACCATTTCGGTTCGTTGATCTGGAACGGAAAAAATGTTGGCTTTGCCCAATTGATCGACGTTCCGAGACTGGCATCTGTTCGTAAAGGCGATACCATAGTAACCGGCGGACGCTCCGAAATTTTCCCGGAAAACATTCCTATCGGTACAATTGACAAAGTATATATCGATAAGTCGACTAATTACTATACGCTTAACGTTCGTTTATTTAACGATATGACTAATCTTGGTCATGTTTATATAATCGAAAACGTAAAAAAACAGGAAATCCAGAAATTAGAAGAAGAAACAAAAAATGAATAG
- the mrdA gene encoding penicillin-binding protein 2, with translation MRKILLPGLIVIAALLIMARLFYLQIFDDSYIKKSDNNAIKIKYEYPERGYIYDRSGQLLVANQPSYDIMVTPKDVKNIDTLEFCNLLNISKEEFIKKIEKARVYSPMLPSVFIAQLNKMEFAAFQEKIRKFSGFEILKRSLRDYQVNVGANIFGYITQVNDNIIKKKPYYKSGDLIGMQGVEQMYEEVLRGTKGVKYIQRDRFNREIGPYKDGIYDTIAVQGEDITLTIDMELQKYGEALMANKRGGIVAIEPKTGEILALVTAPSYDPAILVGRERSKNYTMLYNDSIAKPLYDRGLLAEYPPGSPFKILTGLAGLQEEVIDENTTFVCHHGFSYGRGAFMKCHCPGGNIQLHNGIYKSCNAYFANVFKRTIEKYNKPRFGVDAWSAHMKSFGLGNFMGYDLPPGRKGHIPTSRYYDRWYPNGGWKSTTIISNSIGQGEVTMTPIQLANMMATIANEGYYYTPHVIKKIEKHKIDKKFTTKHVTTIDKQYFRPVIDGLFDVYNMGTAASLRVEGIEICGKTGTAENFTKINGKRVQLTDHSVFVAFAPRNDPKIAIAVLVENGYWGARWAGPISSLMIEKYLKKTITRTDLEKRMLEGSLQHEYDKVTSGLPFTINNR, from the coding sequence ATGAGAAAAATTTTATTACCCGGTTTGATTGTTATTGCAGCATTGCTGATAATGGCAAGACTTTTCTATTTGCAGATTTTTGATGATTCTTATATCAAAAAATCGGATAATAATGCTATTAAAATCAAATACGAATATCCGGAACGCGGTTATATCTACGATCGTAGCGGTCAGCTATTAGTAGCCAATCAACCTTCATACGATATTATGGTTACGCCTAAGGATGTTAAGAATATCGACACCTTAGAATTCTGTAACCTGCTTAATATTTCCAAAGAAGAGTTTATCAAAAAAATCGAAAAGGCTCGTGTTTATAGTCCGATGCTTCCTTCTGTGTTTATCGCCCAGTTAAACAAAATGGAATTTGCTGCTTTTCAGGAAAAAATCCGAAAGTTTTCCGGTTTTGAAATCTTAAAACGTTCTTTACGGGATTATCAGGTGAATGTGGGAGCCAATATATTCGGATACATCACTCAGGTAAATGACAATATCATCAAAAAGAAACCGTATTACAAAAGTGGTGATTTGATCGGTATGCAAGGTGTAGAGCAGATGTATGAAGAAGTATTACGCGGAACAAAAGGTGTAAAATACATTCAACGAGATCGTTTTAATCGTGAAATCGGCCCTTATAAAGACGGCATTTATGACACTATTGCTGTTCAGGGAGAAGACATCACGTTGACGATTGATATGGAGCTTCAGAAATACGGAGAAGCACTTATGGCGAATAAACGAGGCGGTATTGTTGCTATCGAACCGAAAACAGGTGAAATTTTAGCATTGGTAACCGCTCCGTCATATGATCCGGCTATTCTGGTTGGACGGGAACGTTCAAAAAACTATACCATGCTTTATAACGATTCCATTGCAAAACCGTTATATGACCGCGGACTTTTAGCGGAGTATCCTCCGGGATCTCCTTTTAAAATCCTAACCGGTTTGGCTGGGTTGCAGGAAGAAGTGATTGACGAAAACACAACTTTTGTTTGTCATCACGGTTTTTCGTACGGTAGAGGTGCATTTATGAAATGTCACTGTCCGGGCGGTAATATTCAGTTACACAATGGAATTTACAAATCCTGTAATGCCTATTTTGCTAATGTATTTAAACGTACGATCGAAAAATACAACAAACCGCGTTTCGGAGTAGATGCCTGGAGTGCACATATGAAGAGTTTCGGATTGGGTAATTTTATGGGGTATGACCTACCACCGGGACGAAAAGGCCACATCCCTACTTCCCGTTATTACGATCGTTGGTATCCGAACGGAGGTTGGAAAAGTACCACTATTATTTCCAATTCAATCGGACAGGGAGAGGTGACGATGACACCGATTCAATTGGCAAATATGATGGCCACAATTGCTAATGAAGGCTATTATTATACGCCTCACGTAATCAAAAAAATTGAAAAACATAAGATCGACAAGAAGTTTACGACTAAACACGTAACCACTATCGACAAACAATATTTCCGCCCGGTTATTGACGGTTTATTTGACGTATATAACATGGGTACAGCTGCTAGTTTACGTGTTGAAGGCATTGAAATTTGCGGTAAAACCGGTACTGCTGAAAACTTTACCAAAATTAACGGAAAACGGGTACAGCTAACTGACCACTCGGTTTTTGTGGCTTTTGCCCCGCGAAATGATCCTAAAATTGCCATCGCCGTTTTAGTAGAAAACGGATATTGGGGTGCACGTTGGGCCGGACCGATTTCCAGTTTAATGATTGAAAAATACTTAAAAAAGACAATCACACGTACCGACCTGGAAAAACGAATGCTGGAAGGAAGTTTACAACATGAATATGACAAGGTGACCAGTGGTTTACCTTTTACAATCAATAACAGATAA
- a CDS encoding ABC transporter permease encodes MSLSNQSLTALALRKFRKNFWGVFSFVFIAVLVFIAIFGYFITPDNSKYANWGDLAIRSKEPGFKVTMLRIPLENQPERHWYDYFTGHPETAIQKPINDYRIANDSLYFTEYSEDKSIVISDKIPLMAFGRNIDQKKIESQFITEKKFLLGTDNQGRDLLSRLIIGSRVSIAIGFVAVLISLIVGVFFGALAGYYGGKVDALVMWLINVIWSIPTLLLVIAITLALGKGFWQVFVAVGLTMWVEVARVVRGQVMGIKEMQYVTAARALGYTNSRIIFHHILPNSMAPVIVISAANFASAILVESGLSFLGLGAQLPVPSWGAMIKDNYNYIILGKPYLAVIPGVAMLLMVLAFMMIGNALRDALDVKAT; translated from the coding sequence ATGAGTTTATCAAATCAATCGCTTACTGCTTTAGCGCTCCGAAAGTTCCGCAAGAACTTTTGGGGCGTTTTCAGTTTTGTATTTATAGCTGTTCTCGTTTTCATTGCAATCTTCGGTTATTTTATAACACCGGACAATTCCAAGTATGCCAATTGGGGTGATCTGGCCATCCGTTCCAAAGAACCGGGATTTAAAGTTACGATGCTGCGTATTCCGTTGGAGAATCAACCGGAAAGACATTGGTATGATTATTTTACCGGTCATCCGGAAACGGCCATTCAAAAACCGATTAACGATTACCGGATTGCAAATGATTCCCTCTATTTTACGGAATATTCGGAAGATAAAAGTATTGTCATTTCAGATAAGATTCCGTTGATGGCATTCGGAAGAAATATTGATCAAAAAAAGATTGAAAGTCAGTTTATCACAGAGAAGAAATTCCTTTTGGGAACTGATAATCAGGGAAGAGATTTATTGAGTCGGTTGATCATTGGCTCTCGGGTTTCAATAGCAATTGGTTTTGTCGCCGTTTTGATTTCACTTATTGTTGGTGTTTTCTTTGGCGCTTTAGCCGGCTATTATGGCGGTAAAGTGGATGCTTTAGTGATGTGGCTGATTAATGTGATTTGGTCAATTCCTACGTTATTGTTGGTTATAGCCATCACATTAGCTTTAGGAAAAGGATTTTGGCAAGTATTCGTAGCTGTTGGCTTAACAATGTGGGTTGAAGTGGCTCGTGTGGTTCGCGGTCAGGTTATGGGAATTAAAGAAATGCAATATGTCACCGCGGCAAGGGCGTTGGGTTATACGAACAGCCGAATCATTTTTCATCATATTTTGCCTAATAGTATGGCTCCGGTTATTGTAATTTCGGCTGCGAATTTTGCTTCGGCGATTTTAGTTGAAAGTGGTTTGAGCTTTTTAGGATTGGGAGCACAGTTACCGGTACCGAGTTGGGGTGCGATGATAAAAGATAATTACAATTATATCATTCTGGGGAAACCTTATTTGGCTGTTATCCCGGGAGTAGCAATGCTATTAATGGTTTTAGCCTTCATGATGATCGGAAATGCGCTTAGAGATGCACTCGATGTGAAAGCAACATAA
- a CDS encoding DNA/RNA non-specific endonuclease: protein MTIRIAMKRLVFQIKLLLMFVFLIACDKKTEKPVTFSSDTAKGRVEREVVNENDDVTSLSNANFDFFPTSTTGVIINHDAYSFSYAEPYEQAEWVAYILTKEDLSKQDYKRPLFMEDKAVKTGSASWRNYKQSGYDKGHLCPAGDRKKNYQQYEETFLTSNIAPQLHDFNNGVWNRLEQKVRYWSTKYDGLYVITGGVLSENLKTIGKEKVAVPNFFYKVLMTKKGDKMIGFLVPHAESDRPLYEFAVDVDTIEKMTGIDFFPQLPDAMENKLEKNNDYKAWSFN, encoded by the coding sequence ATGACTATAAGAATAGCGATGAAACGTCTTGTATTTCAGATAAAACTACTATTGATGTTTGTTTTTTTAATTGCTTGTGATAAAAAGACAGAAAAGCCTGTGACTTTCTCATCCGACACAGCAAAAGGCAGGGTTGAAAGGGAAGTAGTAAATGAAAATGATGATGTAACCTCTTTATCGAATGCGAATTTTGATTTTTTTCCGACTTCTACTACCGGTGTTATAATCAATCATGATGCTTACTCGTTTTCTTATGCCGAACCCTATGAACAGGCGGAATGGGTGGCCTATATCTTAACCAAAGAGGATTTATCTAAACAGGATTATAAACGACCGTTGTTTATGGAAGATAAAGCGGTTAAAACCGGATCTGCCAGTTGGCGCAACTATAAACAGTCGGGTTATGATAAAGGACATTTATGTCCGGCGGGCGATCGGAAAAAGAATTATCAGCAGTATGAAGAAACATTTTTAACTTCGAATATTGCACCGCAATTACATGATTTTAATAACGGAGTATGGAATCGACTGGAGCAAAAAGTACGTTACTGGTCTACAAAATACGATGGGCTTTATGTGATAACAGGAGGAGTATTATCGGAAAATTTAAAAACGATCGGAAAAGAAAAAGTAGCGGTTCCTAATTTTTTCTATAAGGTACTGATGACGAAGAAAGGTGATAAAATGATCGGTTTTCTGGTGCCACATGCTGAAAGTGACCGTCCCTTATACGAATTTGCGGTTGATGTGGATACTATAGAAAAAATGACCGGAATTGACTTCTTCCCGCAATTACCGGATGCTATGGAAAATAAGCTTGAAAAAAATAACGATTATAAAGCGTGGAGCTTTAATTAA